A portion of the Haliaeetus albicilla chromosome 29, bHalAlb1.1, whole genome shotgun sequence genome contains these proteins:
- the TSPYL2 gene encoding testis-specific Y-encoded-like protein 2 isoform X4 produces the protein MSGAGAGRPSPAKLRRLEGASETDPTVVSTRRETSPPAGGRGEGGGARAPAAASGHAHCAGATAPPGGGLETTASLGGSLETTSEFAGSLETSNGRKGSLETAITRCLEQGKGSLETTREVTGSLETTGEVTGNLKTTSVVTGSLKTSNGRKGSLETAVTRCLGQGKGSLETTSEVTGSLETTSEVTGSLKTTSEVMGSLKTTNRRKGSLETAVTRCLEQGRKSKGGLETATELKECLETTTIACSQQSRGEKRVPEPKGGPAPGVRQKGHSPEECAVISLGEDEEEEEEEEGPRRYLAALEAVQLELEAVEEQAARAFRRLRAKFWLRRRPHLQRRNRLIQHIPGFWVTAFLNHPQLSAMISDRDEDALSYMTSLQVEEFGQARPGCRIRFFFSVNPYFQNDVVAKEFVRGPSGHLVSHSTPIRWWQGQDPRSRPHKGPPAPRSFFAWFGDHSFPAGDRIAEIIKEELWPNPLQFYLLGEGAEGIPESESGEDCVVIVDDDEDVQEILDDGDGSGVEEVLPEEPPSPPAGQTNPSGGRD, from the exons atgagcggggccggggcgggccggccTTCTCCCGCCAAACTCCGCCGCCTGGAAGGTGCCAGCGAGACGGATCCCACCGTCGTCTCTACCCGCCGAGAAACGTCACCTCCCGCCGGAGGTCGCGGTGAGGGCGGCGGCGCGCGTGCGCCAGCAGCGGCCAGCGGGCATGCGCACTGCGCCGGCGCCACGGCGCCCCCTGGCGGAGGCTTGGAAACTACCGCTTCCCTCGGGGGGAGCCTGGAGACCACCAGCGAGTTCGCAGGGAGCCTGGAGACCAGCAATGGGCGCAAGGGGAGCCTGGAGACTGCCATCACCCGCTGCTTGGAGCAGGGCAAGGGGAGCCTGGAGACCACCAGGGAGGTCACAGGGAGCCTGGAGACCACTGGGGAGGTCACAGGGAACCTGAAGACTACCAGCGTGGTCACGGGGAGCCTGAAGACCAGCAATGGGCGCAAGGGGAGCCTGGAGACTGCTGTCACCCGCTGCTTGGGGCAGGGCAAGGGGAGCCTGGAGACCACCAGCGAGGTCACGGGGAGCCTGGAGACCACCAGCGAG GTCACAGGGAGCCTGAAGACCACCAGTGAGGTCATGGGGAGCCTGAAGACCACCAACAGGCGCAAGGGGAGCCTGGAGACTGCCGTCACCCGCTGCTTGGAGCAGGGGAGAAAGAGCAAGGGGGGCCTGGAGACTGCCACCGAGCTCAAGGAGTGTCTGGAGACCACCACCATCGCCTGCTCACAGCAAAGCCGAGGTGAGAAAAGGGTCCCGGAGCCCAAAGGGGGTCCAGCCCCCGGTGTACGGCAGAAAGGCCACAGCCCGGAGGAGTGTGCAGTGATTTCTCtgggtgaggatgaggaggaagaggaggaggaggaaggcccCAGGCGGTACCTGGCAGCCCTGGAGGCcgtgcagctggagctggaggccGTGGAGGAGCAGGCGGCTCGCGCCTTCCGCCGCCTCCGCGCTAAATTTTGGCTCCGCCGGCGGCCGCATCTGCAGCGCCGCAACCGCCTCATCCAGCACATCCCCGGCTTCTGGGTCACTGCc TTCCTGAACCACCCCCAGCTCTCGGCCATGATCAGCGACCGCGACGAGGATGCCCTCAGCTACATGACGAGCTTACAG GTGGAGGAATTTGGCCAAGCCCGACCTGGGTGCAGGATCCGGTTCTTCTTCAGCGTCAATCCCTACTTCCAGAACGATGTTGTGGCCAAGGAATTCGTGCGCGGTCCCTCTG GTCACCTGGTGTCCCATTCAACCCCCATCCGATGGTGGCAGGGGCAGGACCCCCGTTCTCGTCCCCACAAGGGTCCACCGGCCCCCCGCAGCTTTTTCGCTTGGTTTGGGGACCACAGCTTCCCCGCGGGAGATCGTATTGCTGAG ATCATCAAGGAGGAACTATGGCCAAACCCGCTGCAGTTCTACTTGTTGGGCGAGGGCGCCGAGGGGATCCCTGAAAG TGAGAGCGGGGAGGACTGTGTGGTGATCGTAGACGATGATGAGGATGTGCAGGAGATCCTCGACGACGGGGATG gcagTGGCGTGGAAGAGGTCCTGCCTGaggagccccccagccccccagctgGACAGACGAACCCCAGTGGGGGCAGAGACTAA
- the TSPYL2 gene encoding testis-specific Y-encoded-like protein 2 isoform X3 — MSGAGAGRPSPAKLRRLEGASETDPTVVSTRRETSPPAGGRGEGGGARAPAAASGHAHCAGATAPPGGGLETTASLGGSLETTSEFAGSLETSNGRKGSLETAITRCLEQGKGSLETTREVTGSLETTGEVTGNLKTTSVVTGSLKTSNGRKGSLETAVTRCLGQGKGSLETTSEVTGSLETTSEVMGSLETNGHKGSLETTVIRRLEQGKGDLETTNEVMGSLKTTNRRKGSLETAVTRCLEQGRKSKGGLETATELKECLETTTIACSQQSRGEKRVPEPKGGPAPGVRQKGHSPEECAVISLGEDEEEEEEEEGPRRYLAALEAVQLELEAVEEQAARAFRRLRAKFWLRRRPHLQRRNRLIQHIPGFWVTAFLNHPQLSAMISDRDEDALSYMTSLQVEEFGQARPGCRIRFFFSVNPYFQNDVVAKEFVRGPSGHLVSHSTPIRWWQGQDPRSRPHKGPPAPRSFFAWFGDHSFPAGDRIAEIIKEELWPNPLQFYLLGEGAEGIPESESGEDCVVIVDDDEDVQEILDDGDGSGVEEVLPEEPPSPPAGQTNPSGGRD; from the exons atgagcggggccggggcgggccggccTTCTCCCGCCAAACTCCGCCGCCTGGAAGGTGCCAGCGAGACGGATCCCACCGTCGTCTCTACCCGCCGAGAAACGTCACCTCCCGCCGGAGGTCGCGGTGAGGGCGGCGGCGCGCGTGCGCCAGCAGCGGCCAGCGGGCATGCGCACTGCGCCGGCGCCACGGCGCCCCCTGGCGGAGGCTTGGAAACTACCGCTTCCCTCGGGGGGAGCCTGGAGACCACCAGCGAGTTCGCAGGGAGCCTGGAGACCAGCAATGGGCGCAAGGGGAGCCTGGAGACTGCCATCACCCGCTGCTTGGAGCAGGGCAAGGGGAGCCTGGAGACCACCAGGGAGGTCACAGGGAGCCTGGAGACCACTGGGGAGGTCACAGGGAACCTGAAGACTACCAGCGTGGTCACGGGGAGCCTGAAGACCAGCAATGGGCGCAAGGGGAGCCTGGAGACTGCTGTCACCCGCTGCTTGGGGCAGGGCAAGGGGAGCCTGGAGACCACCAGCGAGGTCACGGGGAGCCTGGAGACCACCAGCGAGGTCATGGGGAGCCTGGAGACCAACGGGCACAAGGGGAGCCTGGAAACCACTGTCATCCGCCGCTTGGAGCAGGGCAAGGGGGATCTGGAGACCACCAATGAG GTCATGGGGAGCCTGAAGACCACCAACAGGCGCAAGGGGAGCCTGGAGACTGCCGTCACCCGCTGCTTGGAGCAGGGGAGAAAGAGCAAGGGGGGCCTGGAGACTGCCACCGAGCTCAAGGAGTGTCTGGAGACCACCACCATCGCCTGCTCACAGCAAAGCCGAGGTGAGAAAAGGGTCCCGGAGCCCAAAGGGGGTCCAGCCCCCGGTGTACGGCAGAAAGGCCACAGCCCGGAGGAGTGTGCAGTGATTTCTCtgggtgaggatgaggaggaagaggaggaggaggaaggcccCAGGCGGTACCTGGCAGCCCTGGAGGCcgtgcagctggagctggaggccGTGGAGGAGCAGGCGGCTCGCGCCTTCCGCCGCCTCCGCGCTAAATTTTGGCTCCGCCGGCGGCCGCATCTGCAGCGCCGCAACCGCCTCATCCAGCACATCCCCGGCTTCTGGGTCACTGCc TTCCTGAACCACCCCCAGCTCTCGGCCATGATCAGCGACCGCGACGAGGATGCCCTCAGCTACATGACGAGCTTACAG GTGGAGGAATTTGGCCAAGCCCGACCTGGGTGCAGGATCCGGTTCTTCTTCAGCGTCAATCCCTACTTCCAGAACGATGTTGTGGCCAAGGAATTCGTGCGCGGTCCCTCTG GTCACCTGGTGTCCCATTCAACCCCCATCCGATGGTGGCAGGGGCAGGACCCCCGTTCTCGTCCCCACAAGGGTCCACCGGCCCCCCGCAGCTTTTTCGCTTGGTTTGGGGACCACAGCTTCCCCGCGGGAGATCGTATTGCTGAG ATCATCAAGGAGGAACTATGGCCAAACCCGCTGCAGTTCTACTTGTTGGGCGAGGGCGCCGAGGGGATCCCTGAAAG TGAGAGCGGGGAGGACTGTGTGGTGATCGTAGACGATGATGAGGATGTGCAGGAGATCCTCGACGACGGGGATG gcagTGGCGTGGAAGAGGTCCTGCCTGaggagccccccagccccccagctgGACAGACGAACCCCAGTGGGGGCAGAGACTAA
- the TSPYL2 gene encoding testis-specific Y-encoded-like protein 2 isoform X1, whose product MSGAGAGRPSPAKLRRLEGASETDPTVVSTRRETSPPAGGRGEGGGARAPAAASGHAHCAGATAPPGGGLETTASLGGSLETTSEFAGSLETSNGRKGSLETAITRCLEQGKGSLETTREVTGSLETTGEVTGNLKTTSVVTGSLKTSNGRKGSLETAVTRCLGQGKGSLETTSEVTGSLETTSEVMGSLETNGHKGSLETTVIRRLEQGKGDLETTNEVTGSLKTTSEVMGSLKTTNRRKGSLETAVTRCLEQGRKSKGGLETATELKECLETTTIACSQQSRGEKRVPEPKGGPAPGVRQKGHSPEECAVISLGEDEEEEEEEEGPRRYLAALEAVQLELEAVEEQAARAFRRLRAKFWLRRRPHLQRRNRLIQHIPGFWVTAFLNHPQLSAMISDRDEDALSYMTSLQVEEFGQARPGCRIRFFFSVNPYFQNDVVAKEFVRGPSGHLVSHSTPIRWWQGQDPRSRPHKGPPAPRSFFAWFGDHSFPAGDRIAEIIKEELWPNPLQFYLLGEGAEGIPESESGEDCVVIVDDDEDVQEILDDGDGSGVEEVLPEEPPSPPAGQTNPSGGRD is encoded by the exons atgagcggggccggggcgggccggccTTCTCCCGCCAAACTCCGCCGCCTGGAAGGTGCCAGCGAGACGGATCCCACCGTCGTCTCTACCCGCCGAGAAACGTCACCTCCCGCCGGAGGTCGCGGTGAGGGCGGCGGCGCGCGTGCGCCAGCAGCGGCCAGCGGGCATGCGCACTGCGCCGGCGCCACGGCGCCCCCTGGCGGAGGCTTGGAAACTACCGCTTCCCTCGGGGGGAGCCTGGAGACCACCAGCGAGTTCGCAGGGAGCCTGGAGACCAGCAATGGGCGCAAGGGGAGCCTGGAGACTGCCATCACCCGCTGCTTGGAGCAGGGCAAGGGGAGCCTGGAGACCACCAGGGAGGTCACAGGGAGCCTGGAGACCACTGGGGAGGTCACAGGGAACCTGAAGACTACCAGCGTGGTCACGGGGAGCCTGAAGACCAGCAATGGGCGCAAGGGGAGCCTGGAGACTGCTGTCACCCGCTGCTTGGGGCAGGGCAAGGGGAGCCTGGAGACCACCAGCGAGGTCACGGGGAGCCTGGAGACCACCAGCGAGGTCATGGGGAGCCTGGAGACCAACGGGCACAAGGGGAGCCTGGAAACCACTGTCATCCGCCGCTTGGAGCAGGGCAAGGGGGATCTGGAGACCACCAATGAGGTCACAGGGAGCCTGAAGACCACCAGTGAGGTCATGGGGAGCCTGAAGACCACCAACAGGCGCAAGGGGAGCCTGGAGACTGCCGTCACCCGCTGCTTGGAGCAGGGGAGAAAGAGCAAGGGGGGCCTGGAGACTGCCACCGAGCTCAAGGAGTGTCTGGAGACCACCACCATCGCCTGCTCACAGCAAAGCCGAGGTGAGAAAAGGGTCCCGGAGCCCAAAGGGGGTCCAGCCCCCGGTGTACGGCAGAAAGGCCACAGCCCGGAGGAGTGTGCAGTGATTTCTCtgggtgaggatgaggaggaagaggaggaggaggaaggcccCAGGCGGTACCTGGCAGCCCTGGAGGCcgtgcagctggagctggaggccGTGGAGGAGCAGGCGGCTCGCGCCTTCCGCCGCCTCCGCGCTAAATTTTGGCTCCGCCGGCGGCCGCATCTGCAGCGCCGCAACCGCCTCATCCAGCACATCCCCGGCTTCTGGGTCACTGCc TTCCTGAACCACCCCCAGCTCTCGGCCATGATCAGCGACCGCGACGAGGATGCCCTCAGCTACATGACGAGCTTACAG GTGGAGGAATTTGGCCAAGCCCGACCTGGGTGCAGGATCCGGTTCTTCTTCAGCGTCAATCCCTACTTCCAGAACGATGTTGTGGCCAAGGAATTCGTGCGCGGTCCCTCTG GTCACCTGGTGTCCCATTCAACCCCCATCCGATGGTGGCAGGGGCAGGACCCCCGTTCTCGTCCCCACAAGGGTCCACCGGCCCCCCGCAGCTTTTTCGCTTGGTTTGGGGACCACAGCTTCCCCGCGGGAGATCGTATTGCTGAG ATCATCAAGGAGGAACTATGGCCAAACCCGCTGCAGTTCTACTTGTTGGGCGAGGGCGCCGAGGGGATCCCTGAAAG TGAGAGCGGGGAGGACTGTGTGGTGATCGTAGACGATGATGAGGATGTGCAGGAGATCCTCGACGACGGGGATG gcagTGGCGTGGAAGAGGTCCTGCCTGaggagccccccagccccccagctgGACAGACGAACCCCAGTGGGGGCAGAGACTAA
- the TSPYL2 gene encoding testis-specific Y-encoded-like protein 2 isoform X8, with the protein MSGAGAGRPSPAKLRRLEGASETDPTVVSTRRETSPPAGGRGEGGGARAPAAASGHAHCAGATAPPGGGLETTASLGGSLETTSEFAGSLETSNGRKGSLETAITRCLEQGKGSLETTREVTGSLKTTSEVMGSLKTTNRRKGSLETAVTRCLEQGRKSKGGLETATELKECLETTTIACSQQSRGEKRVPEPKGGPAPGVRQKGHSPEECAVISLGEDEEEEEEEEGPRRYLAALEAVQLELEAVEEQAARAFRRLRAKFWLRRRPHLQRRNRLIQHIPGFWVTAFLNHPQLSAMISDRDEDALSYMTSLQVEEFGQARPGCRIRFFFSVNPYFQNDVVAKEFVRGPSGHLVSHSTPIRWWQGQDPRSRPHKGPPAPRSFFAWFGDHSFPAGDRIAEIIKEELWPNPLQFYLLGEGAEGIPESESGEDCVVIVDDDEDVQEILDDGDGSGVEEVLPEEPPSPPAGQTNPSGGRD; encoded by the exons atgagcggggccggggcgggccggccTTCTCCCGCCAAACTCCGCCGCCTGGAAGGTGCCAGCGAGACGGATCCCACCGTCGTCTCTACCCGCCGAGAAACGTCACCTCCCGCCGGAGGTCGCGGTGAGGGCGGCGGCGCGCGTGCGCCAGCAGCGGCCAGCGGGCATGCGCACTGCGCCGGCGCCACGGCGCCCCCTGGCGGAGGCTTGGAAACTACCGCTTCCCTCGGGGGGAGCCTGGAGACCACCAGCGAGTTCGCAGGGAGCCTGGAGACCAGCAATGGGCGCAAGGGGAGCCTGGAGACTGCCATCACCCGCTGCTTGGAGCAGGGCAAGGGGAGCCTGGAGACCACCAGGGAG GTCACAGGGAGCCTGAAGACCACCAGTGAGGTCATGGGGAGCCTGAAGACCACCAACAGGCGCAAGGGGAGCCTGGAGACTGCCGTCACCCGCTGCTTGGAGCAGGGGAGAAAGAGCAAGGGGGGCCTGGAGACTGCCACCGAGCTCAAGGAGTGTCTGGAGACCACCACCATCGCCTGCTCACAGCAAAGCCGAGGTGAGAAAAGGGTCCCGGAGCCCAAAGGGGGTCCAGCCCCCGGTGTACGGCAGAAAGGCCACAGCCCGGAGGAGTGTGCAGTGATTTCTCtgggtgaggatgaggaggaagaggaggaggaggaaggcccCAGGCGGTACCTGGCAGCCCTGGAGGCcgtgcagctggagctggaggccGTGGAGGAGCAGGCGGCTCGCGCCTTCCGCCGCCTCCGCGCTAAATTTTGGCTCCGCCGGCGGCCGCATCTGCAGCGCCGCAACCGCCTCATCCAGCACATCCCCGGCTTCTGGGTCACTGCc TTCCTGAACCACCCCCAGCTCTCGGCCATGATCAGCGACCGCGACGAGGATGCCCTCAGCTACATGACGAGCTTACAG GTGGAGGAATTTGGCCAAGCCCGACCTGGGTGCAGGATCCGGTTCTTCTTCAGCGTCAATCCCTACTTCCAGAACGATGTTGTGGCCAAGGAATTCGTGCGCGGTCCCTCTG GTCACCTGGTGTCCCATTCAACCCCCATCCGATGGTGGCAGGGGCAGGACCCCCGTTCTCGTCCCCACAAGGGTCCACCGGCCCCCCGCAGCTTTTTCGCTTGGTTTGGGGACCACAGCTTCCCCGCGGGAGATCGTATTGCTGAG ATCATCAAGGAGGAACTATGGCCAAACCCGCTGCAGTTCTACTTGTTGGGCGAGGGCGCCGAGGGGATCCCTGAAAG TGAGAGCGGGGAGGACTGTGTGGTGATCGTAGACGATGATGAGGATGTGCAGGAGATCCTCGACGACGGGGATG gcagTGGCGTGGAAGAGGTCCTGCCTGaggagccccccagccccccagctgGACAGACGAACCCCAGTGGGGGCAGAGACTAA
- the TSPYL2 gene encoding testis-specific Y-encoded-like protein 2 isoform X9 → MSGAGAGRPSPAKLRRLEGASETDPTVVSTRRETSPPAGGRGEGGGARAPAAASGHAHCAGATAPPGGGLETTASLGGSLETTSEFAGSLETSNGRKGSLETAITRCLEQGKGSLETTREVMGSLKTTNRRKGSLETAVTRCLEQGRKSKGGLETATELKECLETTTIACSQQSRGEKRVPEPKGGPAPGVRQKGHSPEECAVISLGEDEEEEEEEEGPRRYLAALEAVQLELEAVEEQAARAFRRLRAKFWLRRRPHLQRRNRLIQHIPGFWVTAFLNHPQLSAMISDRDEDALSYMTSLQVEEFGQARPGCRIRFFFSVNPYFQNDVVAKEFVRGPSGHLVSHSTPIRWWQGQDPRSRPHKGPPAPRSFFAWFGDHSFPAGDRIAEIIKEELWPNPLQFYLLGEGAEGIPESESGEDCVVIVDDDEDVQEILDDGDGSGVEEVLPEEPPSPPAGQTNPSGGRD, encoded by the exons atgagcggggccggggcgggccggccTTCTCCCGCCAAACTCCGCCGCCTGGAAGGTGCCAGCGAGACGGATCCCACCGTCGTCTCTACCCGCCGAGAAACGTCACCTCCCGCCGGAGGTCGCGGTGAGGGCGGCGGCGCGCGTGCGCCAGCAGCGGCCAGCGGGCATGCGCACTGCGCCGGCGCCACGGCGCCCCCTGGCGGAGGCTTGGAAACTACCGCTTCCCTCGGGGGGAGCCTGGAGACCACCAGCGAGTTCGCAGGGAGCCTGGAGACCAGCAATGGGCGCAAGGGGAGCCTGGAGACTGCCATCACCCGCTGCTTGGAGCAGGGCAAGGGGAGCCTGGAGACCACCAGGGAG GTCATGGGGAGCCTGAAGACCACCAACAGGCGCAAGGGGAGCCTGGAGACTGCCGTCACCCGCTGCTTGGAGCAGGGGAGAAAGAGCAAGGGGGGCCTGGAGACTGCCACCGAGCTCAAGGAGTGTCTGGAGACCACCACCATCGCCTGCTCACAGCAAAGCCGAGGTGAGAAAAGGGTCCCGGAGCCCAAAGGGGGTCCAGCCCCCGGTGTACGGCAGAAAGGCCACAGCCCGGAGGAGTGTGCAGTGATTTCTCtgggtgaggatgaggaggaagaggaggaggaggaaggcccCAGGCGGTACCTGGCAGCCCTGGAGGCcgtgcagctggagctggaggccGTGGAGGAGCAGGCGGCTCGCGCCTTCCGCCGCCTCCGCGCTAAATTTTGGCTCCGCCGGCGGCCGCATCTGCAGCGCCGCAACCGCCTCATCCAGCACATCCCCGGCTTCTGGGTCACTGCc TTCCTGAACCACCCCCAGCTCTCGGCCATGATCAGCGACCGCGACGAGGATGCCCTCAGCTACATGACGAGCTTACAG GTGGAGGAATTTGGCCAAGCCCGACCTGGGTGCAGGATCCGGTTCTTCTTCAGCGTCAATCCCTACTTCCAGAACGATGTTGTGGCCAAGGAATTCGTGCGCGGTCCCTCTG GTCACCTGGTGTCCCATTCAACCCCCATCCGATGGTGGCAGGGGCAGGACCCCCGTTCTCGTCCCCACAAGGGTCCACCGGCCCCCCGCAGCTTTTTCGCTTGGTTTGGGGACCACAGCTTCCCCGCGGGAGATCGTATTGCTGAG ATCATCAAGGAGGAACTATGGCCAAACCCGCTGCAGTTCTACTTGTTGGGCGAGGGCGCCGAGGGGATCCCTGAAAG TGAGAGCGGGGAGGACTGTGTGGTGATCGTAGACGATGATGAGGATGTGCAGGAGATCCTCGACGACGGGGATG gcagTGGCGTGGAAGAGGTCCTGCCTGaggagccccccagccccccagctgGACAGACGAACCCCAGTGGGGGCAGAGACTAA
- the TSPYL2 gene encoding testis-specific Y-encoded-like protein 2 isoform X7, which yields MSGAGAGRPSPAKLRRLEGASETDPTVVSTRRETSPPAGGRGEGGGARAPAAASGHAHCAGATAPPGGGLETTASLGGSLETTSEFAGSLETSNGRKGSLETAITRCLEQGKGSLETTREVMGSLETNGHKGSLETTVIRRLEQGKGDLETTNEVTGSLKTTSEVMGSLKTTNRRKGSLETAVTRCLEQGRKSKGGLETATELKECLETTTIACSQQSRGEKRVPEPKGGPAPGVRQKGHSPEECAVISLGEDEEEEEEEEGPRRYLAALEAVQLELEAVEEQAARAFRRLRAKFWLRRRPHLQRRNRLIQHIPGFWVTAFLNHPQLSAMISDRDEDALSYMTSLQVEEFGQARPGCRIRFFFSVNPYFQNDVVAKEFVRGPSGHLVSHSTPIRWWQGQDPRSRPHKGPPAPRSFFAWFGDHSFPAGDRIAEIIKEELWPNPLQFYLLGEGAEGIPESESGEDCVVIVDDDEDVQEILDDGDGSGVEEVLPEEPPSPPAGQTNPSGGRD from the exons atgagcggggccggggcgggccggccTTCTCCCGCCAAACTCCGCCGCCTGGAAGGTGCCAGCGAGACGGATCCCACCGTCGTCTCTACCCGCCGAGAAACGTCACCTCCCGCCGGAGGTCGCGGTGAGGGCGGCGGCGCGCGTGCGCCAGCAGCGGCCAGCGGGCATGCGCACTGCGCCGGCGCCACGGCGCCCCCTGGCGGAGGCTTGGAAACTACCGCTTCCCTCGGGGGGAGCCTGGAGACCACCAGCGAGTTCGCAGGGAGCCTGGAGACCAGCAATGGGCGCAAGGGGAGCCTGGAGACTGCCATCACCCGCTGCTTGGAGCAGGGCAAGGGGAGCCTGGAGACCACCAGGGAG GTCATGGGGAGCCTGGAGACCAACGGGCACAAGGGGAGCCTGGAAACCACTGTCATCCGCCGCTTGGAGCAGGGCAAGGGGGATCTGGAGACCACCAATGAGGTCACAGGGAGCCTGAAGACCACCAGTGAGGTCATGGGGAGCCTGAAGACCACCAACAGGCGCAAGGGGAGCCTGGAGACTGCCGTCACCCGCTGCTTGGAGCAGGGGAGAAAGAGCAAGGGGGGCCTGGAGACTGCCACCGAGCTCAAGGAGTGTCTGGAGACCACCACCATCGCCTGCTCACAGCAAAGCCGAGGTGAGAAAAGGGTCCCGGAGCCCAAAGGGGGTCCAGCCCCCGGTGTACGGCAGAAAGGCCACAGCCCGGAGGAGTGTGCAGTGATTTCTCtgggtgaggatgaggaggaagaggaggaggaggaaggcccCAGGCGGTACCTGGCAGCCCTGGAGGCcgtgcagctggagctggaggccGTGGAGGAGCAGGCGGCTCGCGCCTTCCGCCGCCTCCGCGCTAAATTTTGGCTCCGCCGGCGGCCGCATCTGCAGCGCCGCAACCGCCTCATCCAGCACATCCCCGGCTTCTGGGTCACTGCc TTCCTGAACCACCCCCAGCTCTCGGCCATGATCAGCGACCGCGACGAGGATGCCCTCAGCTACATGACGAGCTTACAG GTGGAGGAATTTGGCCAAGCCCGACCTGGGTGCAGGATCCGGTTCTTCTTCAGCGTCAATCCCTACTTCCAGAACGATGTTGTGGCCAAGGAATTCGTGCGCGGTCCCTCTG GTCACCTGGTGTCCCATTCAACCCCCATCCGATGGTGGCAGGGGCAGGACCCCCGTTCTCGTCCCCACAAGGGTCCACCGGCCCCCCGCAGCTTTTTCGCTTGGTTTGGGGACCACAGCTTCCCCGCGGGAGATCGTATTGCTGAG ATCATCAAGGAGGAACTATGGCCAAACCCGCTGCAGTTCTACTTGTTGGGCGAGGGCGCCGAGGGGATCCCTGAAAG TGAGAGCGGGGAGGACTGTGTGGTGATCGTAGACGATGATGAGGATGTGCAGGAGATCCTCGACGACGGGGATG gcagTGGCGTGGAAGAGGTCCTGCCTGaggagccccccagccccccagctgGACAGACGAACCCCAGTGGGGGCAGAGACTAA